The proteins below are encoded in one region of Reichenbachiella sp. 5M10:
- a CDS encoding 50S ribosomal protein L25/general stress protein Ctc: protein MKTIEIIGYKRANLGKADSKKLRNEGMIPCVVYGGGEQIHFYAPAILFRDLVYTSEAHFVKVNVEGTEYDAIMQDIQFHPVSEMILHVDFLQWTAGTTIKMDIPVHITGQSPAVQNGGTLIVKRRTLSIKSLPKNMPEHIDVNISKLEFGKAVKVGDLTSENYEILDAPQASIAVAEIPRALRGKSASELNEGEAAEAEAEA, encoded by the coding sequence ATGAAAACGATTGAGATTATAGGGTATAAAAGAGCAAATCTCGGCAAAGCTGACTCCAAAAAATTACGCAACGAAGGAATGATTCCTTGCGTCGTGTATGGTGGAGGAGAGCAGATCCACTTTTACGCTCCAGCTATACTTTTCAGAGACCTCGTTTACACTTCTGAAGCACACTTCGTGAAAGTAAACGTAGAAGGAACAGAGTACGATGCAATCATGCAAGACATACAGTTCCACCCAGTAAGTGAAATGATCCTACACGTAGACTTCCTACAATGGACTGCTGGCACGACCATCAAAATGGACATCCCAGTACATATCACAGGACAGTCTCCAGCGGTACAAAACGGAGGAACATTGATCGTCAAAAGAAGAACTTTGTCTATCAAATCCTTGCCTAAAAACATGCCTGAGCACATCGATGTAAACATCAGCAAGCTCGAGTTTGGCAAAGCAGTCAAAGTAGGTGACTTGACTTCAGAAAACTACGAAATCCTAGATGCGCCACAAGCCTCTATCGCAGTAGCTGAGATCCCAAGAGCACTAAGAGGAAAATCTGCAAGTGAATTGAACGAAGGTGAAGCTGCAGAAGCAGAAGCGGAAGCATAA
- a CDS encoding ribose-phosphate pyrophosphokinase, whose protein sequence is MSSVKLFAGVGSSSLAEQIAQKYGQPLGKSTSKKFSDGEIYYSYDESIRGCDVFLIQSTHGPSDNILELLLMIDAAKRASAKTINLVVPYYGYARQDRKDKPRVSIAAKLMANLVQAAGATRLMTCDLHADQIQGFFDIPVDHLVAGMIFVPYINNLNLDNLIFAAPDVGSTKRVREFAKFFKADMVVCDKHRKRANEIASMQVIGDVTDKNVILVDDIIDTAGTLTKAANLLKEKGAKSVRAFCTHAILSGSAYENVDNSSLEELVVTDSIPLKGSSDKIHVASMAPLFADAIKRIHGHQSISKLFEQ, encoded by the coding sequence ATGTCATCTGTTAAACTATTTGCAGGCGTAGGTTCGAGCTCACTAGCCGAACAAATCGCTCAGAAGTACGGTCAACCCTTAGGTAAATCCACATCCAAAAAGTTTAGCGATGGCGAGATATACTACAGTTATGACGAGTCCATCAGAGGTTGTGACGTGTTCCTCATCCAATCTACTCATGGACCTTCAGACAACATCCTCGAACTCCTCTTGATGATTGATGCGGCCAAAAGAGCCAGTGCAAAAACCATCAACCTGGTTGTACCCTATTATGGATATGCAAGACAGGACAGAAAAGACAAGCCAAGAGTTTCTATTGCTGCCAAATTGATGGCCAATCTCGTACAAGCTGCGGGAGCTACTCGACTCATGACTTGTGATCTACACGCAGATCAGATCCAAGGATTCTTTGACATACCAGTAGACCACTTGGTCGCAGGCATGATTTTCGTGCCTTACATCAACAACCTCAACCTTGACAATCTCATCTTCGCAGCACCTGACGTAGGGAGCACCAAACGCGTAAGAGAATTCGCCAAGTTTTTCAAAGCAGACATGGTCGTATGTGACAAGCACCGTAAAAGAGCCAATGAGATCGCGTCTATGCAAGTAATTGGTGATGTCACAGATAAAAACGTCATCTTAGTAGACGACATCATCGACACGGCTGGTACGCTTACCAAAGCAGCCAACTTACTCAAAGAAAAAGGAGCAAAATCCGTCCGTGCTTTTTGTACACACGCCATCTTATCAGGTAGTGCCTACGAAAACGTGGACAATTCATCACTCGAAGAACTCGTAGTGACAGACAGCATCCCACTCAAGGGAAGCTCTGACAAAATACATGTGGCCAGCATGGCTCCCTTGTTCGCCGATGCGATCAAGAGAATTCACGGTCACCAATCCATTAGCAAATTATTTGAACAATAA
- the pth gene encoding aminoacyl-tRNA hydrolase translates to MKYLIIGLGNIGPEYELTRHNIGFLTLDKLAEDQHATFEHLKLANKTEFKHKGRTIHLIKPTTYMNLSGKAVNYWMQELKVNKSNILVVTDDLALPYGNLRLRVKGSHAGHNGLRDIDAMTGGNDYARLKFGVGNDFHPGQQADYVLSNFTKDQFIDLPLKIEKACHMILSFCTQGAQRTMNEYND, encoded by the coding sequence ATGAAGTATTTAATCATTGGGCTCGGCAATATCGGCCCAGAATATGAGCTCACTCGTCACAACATTGGTTTCTTGACACTAGACAAACTAGCGGAAGATCAACATGCCACATTCGAACACCTCAAGCTTGCCAACAAAACCGAATTCAAACACAAGGGTAGAACCATCCACCTCATCAAACCCACTACATATATGAACCTCAGTGGCAAAGCAGTGAACTACTGGATGCAAGAACTCAAAGTCAACAAAAGCAACATCCTCGTAGTGACAGACGATCTCGCGCTACCTTATGGCAATCTAAGACTGAGAGTCAAAGGCAGTCATGCCGGACATAATGGACTCAGAGACATAGACGCCATGACTGGAGGCAACGACTATGCCCGACTCAAATTCGGGGTAGGCAATGACTTCCATCCAGGCCAACAAGCAGACTATGTCTTGAGTAATTTCACCAAAGATCAGTTCATTGACTTACCCCTCAAAATAGAAAAGGCTTGCCACATGATCTTATCGTTTTGCACACAGGGAGCGCAACGAACCATGAATGAATACAATGATTAA
- the purL gene encoding phosphoribosylformylglycinamidine synthase, whose protein sequence is MISIFKKNDSTYYLVGSQSQLSSTDIEKLNWLFGEATHLEVGSISGSFIGPRKEMLTPWSTNAVEITQNMGIEGIYRIEEFFTEGNFDPMLNQKYDTLDQSTFIISKDAEDILEIDDISAYNQAEGLALSDEEVTYLEGVATDLGRKLTDSEVFGFSQVNSEHCRHKIFNGKFIIDGEEKEDTLFKLIKKTSAATPGKIVSAYKDNVAFIEGPRVQQFAPKTQNKPDYFETKDFDSVISLKAETHNFPTTVEPFNGAATGSGGEIRDRMAGGQGSIPLAGTAVYMTSYPRLDGKKPWENNIQARDWLYQTPLEILIKASNGASDFGNKFGQPVICGSVLTFEHEENNETQGFDKVIMMAGGVGYGKKESAQKKEVLTGDKIVIMGGDNYRIGMGGSAVSSVTTGEFANAIELNAIQRSNPEMQKRVSNAIRAMVEGDDNPIHSVHDHGAGGHLNCLSELVEDSGGKIDINKLPVGDPTLSDKEIIGNESQERMGLALPASAIPKLKEISARERAPFFEVGEATGDMQFTFAREGKEKAAVNWGLDKMFGSSPKTILEDKTLNKKYKAVTASNETFESDLNHLLQLEAVACKDWLTNKVDRSVTGRVATQQTCGEIQLPLNNVAVMAMDFASNKGIATSIGHAPVAAICDPVKGSQLAITKALTNLVFAPQTYGFEGISLSANWMWPTKTEGEKTRLYNAVKAVSDYAIALGINIPTGKDSLSMTQKYSDGKTVDSPGTVIISSVAEVSDINQTVTPDIKEVPNTSLIYIPLSDGNFSLDGSSYAQTKNLLGNCPAGSPEPAHFIKTFATIQQLIKGNHVLAGHDVSAGGLITTLLEMHFPAICSGATVDLSSFGQSMSQVLFSESPAVVLQVRDIEEAEISASGLDYITLGQINHERSFIVKSDAEEIHLNIDELRDTWMRTSYLLDTHQTKPSLAKDRFDNYECQPLIYSFPKSFQGDLSKLGLDQQRKETSGIKAAIIREKGVNGDREMAYALHLAGFDVKDVHMTDLMTGRDDLSDVSMIVFVGGFSNSDVLGSAKGWAGAFRYNAKANKALQDFYARPDTMSLGVCNGCQLMMELGLLFPDMDSHPKMHHNESGKFESTFLSVNIPDNDSIMLGNLSGSSLGIAVAHGEGKFELPLAENEYSICLKYNYSAYPANPNGSDYNVAGVYSKDGRHLAMMPHLERSIFSWNWAHYPQDRNELVTPWIQAFVNAKDWISKKK, encoded by the coding sequence ATGATTTCAATATTCAAGAAAAATGACTCCACCTACTACCTCGTAGGTTCACAATCTCAACTATCATCCACTGACATAGAAAAGCTCAACTGGCTTTTCGGCGAAGCGACGCACTTGGAGGTGGGTTCCATCTCAGGCTCATTCATCGGACCGAGAAAAGAAATGCTCACTCCATGGAGCACCAACGCCGTAGAAATCACCCAAAACATGGGTATAGAAGGCATCTATCGTATCGAGGAATTTTTCACCGAAGGGAATTTTGACCCCATGCTGAACCAGAAATACGACACATTAGATCAGTCGACTTTCATCATCAGCAAAGACGCAGAAGACATCCTAGAGATTGACGACATCTCCGCCTACAACCAAGCCGAAGGACTAGCACTGAGCGACGAAGAAGTCACCTACTTGGAAGGAGTAGCGACCGATCTCGGACGCAAACTAACGGACAGTGAAGTATTTGGCTTTTCACAAGTCAACTCTGAGCACTGCCGTCACAAGATATTCAATGGCAAGTTCATCATCGATGGGGAAGAAAAAGAAGACACCCTCTTCAAACTCATCAAGAAAACATCTGCTGCCACTCCAGGCAAAATCGTATCGGCGTACAAGGACAACGTTGCATTCATAGAAGGACCGAGAGTACAGCAATTCGCTCCCAAGACACAAAACAAACCCGACTACTTCGAGACCAAGGATTTTGATTCGGTCATTTCGCTCAAAGCGGAAACCCACAATTTCCCAACGACCGTAGAACCCTTCAACGGTGCTGCCACCGGATCGGGAGGAGAGATCAGAGACCGTATGGCGGGTGGACAAGGCAGCATCCCGCTCGCAGGCACAGCCGTCTACATGACATCCTACCCAAGACTCGACGGCAAGAAGCCTTGGGAAAACAACATACAAGCCAGAGACTGGCTCTACCAGACTCCTCTAGAGATACTCATCAAAGCATCCAACGGCGCGAGTGATTTCGGCAACAAATTTGGTCAGCCAGTCATCTGTGGTAGTGTTTTGACCTTTGAGCACGAAGAAAACAACGAAACGCAAGGTTTTGACAAGGTCATCATGATGGCTGGAGGTGTAGGTTATGGCAAGAAAGAAAGCGCCCAAAAGAAAGAAGTACTGACAGGTGACAAAATCGTCATCATGGGAGGTGACAACTACCGCATCGGCATGGGAGGTAGTGCTGTATCTTCGGTCACTACGGGTGAGTTTGCCAATGCGATCGAGCTCAACGCCATCCAACGTTCCAACCCTGAAATGCAGAAAAGAGTCTCCAACGCCATCCGTGCGATGGTCGAGGGTGACGACAACCCAATACACTCTGTACATGACCATGGAGCAGGAGGTCACCTCAACTGTCTATCTGAACTCGTCGAAGATTCGGGAGGAAAAATAGACATCAACAAACTCCCTGTGGGCGACCCTACCCTTTCGGACAAAGAAATCATCGGAAACGAATCACAGGAGAGAATGGGACTCGCACTTCCTGCATCTGCCATCCCAAAACTCAAAGAAATCTCTGCTCGCGAAAGAGCTCCTTTCTTCGAAGTAGGAGAAGCTACCGGAGACATGCAGTTCACCTTTGCTCGTGAAGGAAAAGAAAAAGCAGCAGTCAATTGGGGACTGGACAAAATGTTTGGCTCTTCGCCAAAAACTATCTTAGAGGACAAAACGCTCAACAAAAAGTACAAAGCGGTCACAGCAAGCAATGAAACCTTCGAATCGGACCTCAACCATCTCCTACAACTCGAAGCAGTAGCATGTAAGGACTGGTTGACCAACAAAGTCGATCGATCCGTCACAGGACGCGTCGCTACACAGCAAACCTGTGGAGAAATCCAACTCCCTCTCAACAACGTGGCAGTCATGGCGATGGATTTTGCCAGCAACAAAGGGATCGCGACTTCTATAGGACACGCTCCCGTAGCAGCCATCTGTGATCCTGTCAAAGGCTCTCAATTGGCCATCACCAAAGCATTGACCAACCTGGTATTCGCACCACAGACATATGGATTTGAAGGAATATCCCTGAGCGCCAACTGGATGTGGCCTACCAAGACCGAAGGAGAAAAAACAAGACTATACAATGCGGTCAAAGCTGTCAGCGACTATGCCATTGCACTGGGAATCAACATCCCTACAGGAAAAGACTCCTTATCCATGACACAAAAGTATAGCGATGGCAAAACAGTGGACTCACCAGGTACAGTCATTATTTCCAGTGTAGCAGAAGTCAGCGACATCAATCAAACCGTCACTCCAGACATCAAAGAAGTCCCCAACACTTCCTTGATCTATATTCCCCTATCGGACGGCAACTTCTCCCTTGACGGCAGTAGCTACGCACAAACAAAAAATTTACTTGGCAATTGTCCTGCTGGTTCACCCGAACCCGCACACTTCATCAAGACCTTTGCGACTATACAGCAGTTGATCAAAGGAAATCACGTTTTGGCAGGTCATGATGTATCTGCAGGTGGGCTAATCACAACCTTATTAGAAATGCATTTCCCTGCAATATGCAGTGGAGCAACGGTAGACTTGTCCTCATTTGGTCAATCGATGAGCCAAGTCCTATTTAGTGAAAGTCCTGCAGTAGTACTACAAGTGCGAGACATTGAAGAAGCAGAAATTTCTGCCTCAGGTCTTGACTACATCACACTCGGGCAGATCAATCACGAACGCAGCTTCATTGTCAAATCAGACGCAGAAGAAATTCACCTAAACATCGACGAGCTACGAGACACTTGGATGAGAACTTCGTACCTACTAGACACCCATCAAACCAAACCTAGTCTAGCCAAAGACCGCTTTGACAACTACGAATGTCAACCTCTGATCTACAGCTTCCCAAAGAGTTTCCAAGGAGACCTCTCCAAACTAGGACTAGATCAACAACGAAAAGAGACAAGTGGCATCAAAGCAGCCATCATTCGTGAAAAAGGTGTCAACGGAGACAGAGAAATGGCATACGCCCTACATCTTGCAGGTTTTGATGTCAAAGATGTACACATGACCGATTTGATGACTGGCAGAGATGATCTCTCAGATGTCAGCATGATCGTATTTGTAGGAGGGTTTTCCAATTCCGACGTACTAGGATCGGCCAAAGGTTGGGCGGGAGCCTTCCGATACAACGCCAAAGCAAACAAGGCACTTCAAGATTTCTATGCAAGACCTGACACGATGAGCCTCGGTGTCTGCAATGGTTGCCAACTCATGATGGAGCTTGGACTACTTTTCCCAGACATGGACAGTCATCCCAAAATGCACCACAACGAATCCGGCAAATTCGAATCGACATTCCTATCCGTCAACATCCCAGACAATGACTCCATCATGCTTGGCAACCTATCTGGCAGCAGTCTCGGTATTGCAGTAGCACATGGGGAAGGAAAGTTTGAGCTGCCACTCGCCGAAAACGAATACAGTATCTGTCTCAAATACAACTACAGCGCCTACCCTGCCAACCCGAATGGGTCAGACTATAATGTAGCCGGTGTTTACTCCAAAGACGGCAGACATCTCGCGATGATGCCTCACCTAGAGCGATCCATATTCTCATGGAACTGGGCACACTATCCGCAAGACAGAAACGAACTCGTGACTCCATGGATTCAAGCTTTTGTCAACGCAAAAGACTGGATATCAAAGAAGAAGTAA
- the queA gene encoding tRNA preQ1(34) S-adenosylmethionine ribosyltransferase-isomerase QueA, whose amino-acid sequence MKLSEFKFDLPPGLLALYPTENRDESRMMVVHKDSGKIEHKVFKDFIEYFNEGDSVIINDTKVFPARLYGNKEKTGAKIEVFLLRELNKELHLWDVLVDPARKIRVGNKLYFGEGDLVAEVIDNTTSRGRTIRFLFDGTDEEFYKTIDELGETPLPKEIARKTEEEDRERFQTIYADKVGAVAAPTAGIHFTMSVLKRLELQGVDVSPITLHLGLGTFRPVDVEDLTKHKMDSENFMVGEKTTDIVNTALDTKHNVCAVGTTVLRALESSVSANDRLKPNEGWTDKFIFPPYESKIVKSLLTNFHLPESTLLMNAAAFGGYDLIMEAYQVAIKEKYRFFSYGDAMLII is encoded by the coding sequence ATGAAATTATCTGAATTTAAGTTTGACCTGCCACCAGGGCTACTAGCACTTTATCCTACAGAAAACCGTGACGAATCCAGAATGATGGTCGTACACAAGGATTCTGGAAAGATCGAGCACAAAGTATTCAAGGACTTTATTGAATATTTCAATGAAGGTGACAGTGTCATCATCAACGACACCAAGGTTTTTCCGGCGAGACTATATGGAAACAAGGAAAAAACAGGTGCCAAGATCGAAGTATTCCTATTGAGAGAGCTCAACAAAGAGCTACACCTTTGGGACGTACTGGTCGACCCAGCTAGAAAAATTCGTGTCGGCAATAAACTCTACTTTGGTGAGGGTGATCTCGTGGCAGAAGTAATTGATAATACAACCTCTAGAGGCCGTACGATTCGATTTCTGTTTGACGGGACCGATGAGGAATTCTACAAAACCATCGATGAGTTGGGAGAAACACCTCTGCCGAAAGAAATCGCTCGCAAGACCGAAGAAGAAGACCGAGAAAGATTCCAAACCATCTACGCTGACAAGGTCGGTGCAGTAGCTGCTCCTACAGCAGGTATACACTTCACCATGTCAGTACTGAAGAGACTGGAACTACAGGGGGTAGACGTGAGTCCTATTACCCTACATTTAGGGCTGGGCACCTTCAGGCCTGTGGACGTAGAAGATCTCACCAAGCACAAAATGGATTCTGAGAACTTCATGGTAGGAGAAAAGACTACAGACATCGTCAACACCGCGCTCGACACCAAGCACAACGTATGTGCGGTGGGCACTACTGTGCTCAGAGCACTCGAATCATCTGTCTCTGCCAATGACAGACTGAAACCAAACGAAGGCTGGACGGACAAGTTCATCTTCCCTCCTTACGAAAGCAAAATTGTAAAATCACTACTAACCAACTTTCATCTGCCTGAATCAACACTGTTGATGAATGCAGCGGCATTTGGAGGGTATGACTTGATCATGGAAGCATACCAAGTAGCCATCAAAGAGAAATATAGGTTCTTCAGTTATGGTGACGCTATGCTGATTATCTAA